The window tgagcgttttaaccaagatcaattttgccgatttttcttgaagttcatGCGAAAGTCACCTCACTTTTtcatgcttccgaaaggcgatcgctaagcggatgtttagtaaaaatcaaaattcaccaaacctttagaaaagtcgttgaaaaaaatattttgccgacggtggtaataacaacgcctatgatttacgaaaagttgaggtttacctctatgacttggaataaagtgattttctaaagcgataacaaccgtctcggtagccgttgggcaaaaaaatgTTCGAGTTAatagagttgaggtcgagttatctatagcaatttatcattacgtgggaacggaccaaagaaaccgttcgggTTAGCCATGTgctcgagctatccgtgggcgagttatccatgtttgactgtatgtgcaCAACTGACAGATTATAACAAAGGAAGGCAGTTCAAATTCATGCAACTAATACGTAATGTTTCATGAGTTTCTCACATGTTTTTAAATGTGAGATTTTAAATGATTGATTAAATGCCGCAAAATATTGAGACCCAAGCCTACATTTTCTtttctattcacaagtcaaccgGTAAGACTAAGCACACATACATTACAAATAGATAAATAATGCTATACCTTATGTTGTGGAGAAAGGTTCTGTCTCAAGGTTTCTTTCTGGTGAAGGTCAATGGTACCGACTTCCTTAAGAAAAGCAGGTATGAACTTGTTATAAAACATGCCAAAGTCTACATAGGCCATGTTGTAGATCGCGTGAATTATGTCATCCTGCAGGAGATCATGTGACTTCACAACAAGCGCTTGCAGTAGCACATTAAGAAACTGTGACATCATCATCTCAAGAAATATAGTCTGCAAGATAATAAAGGAGGCAAGaatgtaaataaaagtaaagcATATCATAAACAAACACATGTGCAGTCCGTGCAGGCTAAACTGTATAGAATCAGAGAGTAACCATTAATCTTGATGACTTGAAATGTTCTTCAAAGAggtataaataaaacaactatatgaTCAAAGTTTTAGTCAATTCGATCCGACAAACTTTACTGAAGCTCCAGTAACAAATTGTGTGAATGGAAAGTACTTTTTATTGACTCATCTCCACATTACCTGAATTCTGGTTAATATACAACTGACATACAGCAGAAATATAATTGACATACAACTGACATACAATAAACATACAACTGACACATAACTGACATACAACTGAGATATAACTGACATACAACTGACAATCAACTGACATACAACTGACAGATAACTGACATACAATAGACATACAACTGACATATAACAGACATATAACTGACACATAACTGACATACAACTGACATATAACTGACACATAACTGACATACAACGGAGATATAACTGACATACAACTGACAATCAACTGACATACAACAGACATACAACTGACAGATAACTGACATACAATAGACTACAACTGACATATAACTGACATATAACTGACATACAACTGACACATAACTGACATATAACTGACACATAACTGACATACAACTGAGATATAACTAACATACAACTGACAATCAACTGACACAACAGACATACAACTGACAGATAACTGACATACAATAGACATGCAACTGACATATAACTGACAATCAACTGACATGCAACTGACACATAACTGACATATTACTGACATACAACTGACATACAACAGACATGCAACTGACATATAACTGACAATCAACTGACATATAACTGACATGCAACTGACACATAACTGACATATTACTGACATACAACTGACATACAACAGACATACAACTGACATAATTTATATTTTCTGAGAATTTACCTTAGAAGCAAGATTGATCAGATTTGGTATAACTAATGAGAATACGCATCCAGTTGTCTGATTAATTAAACCTCTCATCAATTTACTGTCCTACTCTACTATGAGAAACACAGGCAAGGTCTTGATCTCATACCCCACGGCAACAAAGGTAATGAGTTGCAGCTTGCCTTGTGATAAAGCTTCCATTTGTTGTTGAGTTTCTCCAAGGATTCTAAGTTGTGCTTAAATATTGAGATATCTGGTTGGAGGAAGCTCTGACCATAAGACTACAAGAGCACATACCTCCATgcaatattcaattttaaaaacatttctagGGCACCGTGCAGCTGTATCACTAAGGGTCCAAAGTATGTGCTCTTGGCTCTTTAATATTCGATATTAGCCTTAACTTCCATGGAACTGTAATATCCTAACATTAAAAGATCTGccaaataaacacagtaaatatatattcttcaGTACTCTCAACATTGTcgttatatacatacatataaaatgTAGAGTCTAGTTAGACATTTGTTGTTGCAACAAAACTTGCACTATTTTTGGATAATGCTGTTTccaactatatactatatatatgtatatatacatatatatgtatatatatacatatatatacatatatatgtatatatacatatatatgtatatatatacatacatatcttacacatatatatatcatatacatatatgtatatatatatacatatatacagtatatatagtcaCTTACATACACAGGTTTCTATGGTAACGttacaataaaaacatatttttattgttactactttattaatttagttttgctATTTAGTTTGCTGCATAATTTAACAGAATCTATCTGAGTAATTAGCTGGAGTATTTATTAAGGAGTTATTTTATCATAAGTTTGTGTGTTGTGGTACAAAGTAAATAAACTAATAGTGTattcttgtgagaatatttgaccCAACATAGAATGATTTTAATATACAAAGCAGATACCGcaataaattaaatttgaaCTGGCTGGGCCATACAGTTTACTGActtattttctattttctatatatctatctacatctctctctcttttcatGTTTTGTTGCTGTGTGTAATGCCGGATCTATTGTGGAGATATAGGTGTTTGGGCTGCAGAACAAATTGATAGCGTATTCTTATGTGAATATTTGCTATAACATTTGACAGTTGTAACGCAAAAATCATATCTTGGAACAAACTTCGCAAAATGAGATTTGAATGTATTCATCCGTGTTAAAAACCTGGTGTGAAAATCATATTTAAAGTAACACCACAGGTGAATGTGAACACCACAAGTAAACGTATGGTGTTTTCACTTCTTTTATTCAAAGGTAGTCAATATACGAAGCGCACCAGATCATAGGAACTACACGAGAGTCGATAACTCGAGTTATCTAGAGAGCTCAAGTACTCACACTTAGTATGCTGACGAATTCCTGCTGGTGTGAGAGTGGCTCACTAGGGTTTACAGTGCCAAATGTTTTTATGACTGACGACTCATAGAAGTACTTCCAGTTGCTATCAAGAAGTTCATGGATAAGTTCATAGAGAGGCATCTTTATCTCTGGACTCGCTTtcttcaaaataataaatattatttataaacaatcttTCAAGGAAAACTGTTACTATAAGCGGTCACGTGaccaattaaataaattaaatacaatGTTGTCAAtagacacattgacagaacagaGCCTCGAGTGACCAGGATCCTAATGAAAAATAACAAGGTACTAACCGGAGCTACGAGAGGATAGACATGGTCCATGCAAATAGATATTATCTTAGGAAGGAGGGCCTTGAACGTTCTGTGTTTCTCTTGAACAATGAGCTCAAGCATCTTCAAGAAACTCTCTATCACACGATAGCCTGTCTGATTCTCCTCACTCAGTATCTCGCTGATCCTCTCTCTGAAACAATGAACTGTGCAAAACCAGACAAACAAATGAGAAATAGCAGATAATAATTGTTAGCTACATTTTCACTTCGCTTGAGTTCCATAGAAGACATACTTGGTAAAGAGGTTCAGGAAGGACTCGACAGTTTGCTCCGTGACAGACACGCCCATCTGGACTCTTAGACACTTCAGCAAGACTAGGAAGAAGTCCACTATTTTCTCTAGTATGTCTATAAACAGAATATACTACATCCCAAGCTAGTTTTACAGGTGATATTTCAATCTTCTCTCTAGTCTCTACCGTGTGCAAATTTACAAGCACGACACTAGCAATCATATAGGTAAAACTACACAACATGCTGTTTGATTAGCCAAAAGGACTAAACAGAAAATAGATTTACCCGATTCGGAGATAAAGACAGCAAATAGACGGAGTGTTAACTCTATGTAAGGTTTAGTAGACGTGTACATAAGGTCCTTAGTCTTCTTGGGCTCCTCTTGTATGAAAAGAATGAGATCACGTAAAGAGGTCAAATTGCTTATTATCAGGGACTTGGCTAAAATACACACAAATGAGATACAAGTGAATAGGTAGAAATAgttaacaattattttacaaattaaaagaaCCATGGCCATTTCATGCAAAACAACTGCTTTACATCAGATCATTCTCATCGTAATCTGAGTGACTTTCTTAGGATGATATCACAACGTTGTAATGTGTGACAAGGTAGTCCATCATCTTGTATAtgaaaataatgtttaaacGTGAACCGCAGTAGAATTGCACTACTTGGATAGTAAACTGTACTTGACACAAGAACAAACAATGTGGGTATCCAATATGCAGAAAGACTGTTAAAGATATACTTACACAATATTTTAGAGAATTTTATCataagtatcggtattttttatcatttgtgattgtttttgatgtttgagatgatctgactgccaatgACTCTAATCGTACTTTCGCTTGACCTGAACCTTACAACcgctatcaagttttgttgaatcttaatcttgaaacaccctggcaggcagaccacctcaaacatcaaaaacaatcgcaaatgatagaaacatgcaTATGCTTTTGATAAAAcctaaaaaaactttgtttaagtTGATCTTTAGTGGCTACGCAAACTTCAACAGGATAAAAAACATTCCTTCAGGTGTCATGACCCAAGGATTACACAAAACAATCACACAAACCATAAGCCTCATCGTGAGTGAAATGACAGATTAATTAGGAAATCCTCTAATAAATTGATTCTTGATAGCGTGCCACTTACAACGCTCAGTGGTGTAAGTGGGTGACTTACCTTGTGAAGGTGTTGAAGAAAGACTTGTCAAATCAGGAACATCTCTTAGAAAGAGGAACTGCGAATGCAGGGAATTAATAAAAGTCACATGATTAGCTGACCTCAGGTCCCACTTCTGTTCGATATCAGGCAGGGCTGGCCACCGGAGTATAAGGTAACTTGAGAGAGCATTGCACAGCATTGTTGAAACCTACCATAATGATAGTTACACATGCAATGCAAGAAAATAAATAATCTCTCTTAGCATAAAAGGAGGTTGGCTGATTGACTGACAAATACCGCTAGAGCTCTTACGGTTTTTACTTGTTTAGCCAGGTAAAGGTAGTTCAGAAATAAATTTTAagtcgggggggggggggtgtcAGGGACGCTGTTGGATAGAGTATGTGAGATCTGACAGTTCCATAACCTGCTGACACAGGCACCAACATCACCATTATGGTCGCTATCACAatgcaaatacatatattatctcaaatagccaataaaaatctGTAAATGAAATAATACAACATTCAACATTTCGTCCAGTTTAATCTTTTGAGATGCTATTCAAACTACAGATAGTGCAAcaaaacctctacatacaaaattaATTGATTCAGAGTTCTGCTTCTTAGGTTAAAACCACTGTATGTTGGATCCAAGATTCTTATGAGAATACACTGTAATTCATTCAATTCATTCTCCTATCCACAAACTTATGAAAACTTTCATAGCTACTGCAAGTCATTACACTTAACATTAAAACAACTGCATGATATGAAATTATACAGAAACTAAAAAGACTCAAAAACCAAACTGATAAAGTCATAATCAATAACCAGAGGTTTGTATTATTACAAGTTTTACTGATTTGTGAACAGACGCGTAGGCTTGGCGATTCGTAGCTATAAAGGTAGAGGTAGAGATAAAGGTACGCAGGTAACCTTATGCTAGCGTAGACGAGGGAAAGTTCAAACTTGCtggatatatattttattatttgtgtattttatGTCCTTTTTAATAAGCAGCCAATTCACTTCCagttacaaatgtattttgctTCAAAACCGTATGTATAGTCTGTTCGAAATTCCTTTGATATCAAAATACAATATTGGCTGAAATTTTACATTGCATGTTGGACAATCCATACACTTAGGCAACCAAAGCAGATATTTGACTACAAACTATTAGATGAGCCCAAACAGATCTTCAAAGAATGTAAGAGTGAGTGGTGCTCCCACAATAAATTACGCAGCTGTTTAAgccaggggttcccaacctttttcattcagttcCCCCTTATgtcttttcataaatttgactCCCCAcgcacttttaactcacatgactaaaaacaaccgatacaaattataatcctattttattacacatatctaaacatataacaaaatattattaatttttataccgcatgcatacaacacacaacaatacatgaccttcggcatggaagtgaattggtttatgactagattaacttactatccaatcaaaatctggatgaatgtgttcacatatatctgggttctgactcGTAGCTCATTATTATTAACTAGTGTTattgataaaacaaaaatgttaaatgatgaaatCAACACTGACACGGCAGGAtcataaatgaaaaattttaacaaaattccCCCCTAGGGAGCGAATTCCTCCCTGGTTGGAAACCCCTGGTGTAAGCGATGGTCGAAGGAGACACCTTATGAACATATACTCACAGCCGTTACTTACCTTGATGGGAAGCGAGGAGCTATAACCTTGGCTAATCTTCCTATAAAGTTCTTGTACACAGGGCACATCATAGAGGTAAACGGGTCGCACTGTCGTTAGTATTGAAGCTATAAGCTGTACAGTCCACTCTAGTATTTTACCTGGAGCCTACAAAGTAGTTATATCAAGAATACACTGGTAAGAAATTCAAGGCATAAGGTAAAAAACTTATTGCTTTGAGGTCGTCAAAAGATGACAGCGGCAACCACATATTACTTTTGGTAAAATGATGAGCTGATTTCAAGATGTTAATCCAAGTTCTAACTCTCAAATCGATAGAGTTTCAAATATTCATGCTTTGTTTATATGAAATTGATTTACTTGaagttatgaaaatattttatcaaacagAAATGAGTGTGAATGCAACTAATTGAGTTCCCCAACCGTCTCTAGACAGCAGATATTTTGTCAAAGACTAGGTGATTTGAGAGTACACTAATGGCACCTACATAGTAGATAACTGTTCACAAAAACAGGTGATTTGAATTATCTAACATCAcctatataacaaatatttgtgTGCATACAAAACTAAGTGATTTGAAATCCCCAACCACATCTACAGCGTATATAACAGATATATGTGTCTAATAAAAGACTAGGATAAAGCGTACAAGGTGATCGACGGTAGGAAGAATGGCTGTTACAATAGTTGTGATTAGCTCAGCACACTTTTCTCTCGCTGGTGTCTTGTGATATGATTCTAGATAATACTGTGCAATCCAGTGGGTGTACGACTTGAGGGCTGCCAATGCATGAGCGTAACTACAAACGAACAAGACCAACATGAGAACACGACTAGGTTAAAATCATAAACAGTGACAGACTAATAAAGGTCACATGTTTTACAGACAAAAGCTTCATCAGATGGCAAAATGCTTTACAAAAGTTAGGACATTGAACAATGGTGTAATACAGTGGAACTGAAGTAATGTCAAAACTTGACTATCACCTTCAGTTCTCTTGTGCGAGGAGCTATAGCAGAGATGTTACACTTACACATCAATAAAGTCAGGTGTTAGTTTCTTGACAGCTTCGATAACTTGAGAACTTTTGTACAACTTTGTCTTTTCATTATACACAACGATGTCGGTCAGCCTGTAAATATCATCATGTACATTACTAGTGCCCTCCACAATACCAGTACAACCAATTGACTTGAATGATGAGCATGCCACTTCACACTGGCCAAAACTGTGTCCAATATTGAATCAGGGTGTAGAATTAGAGCCATGTGTAGCATTAGGGCCATGTGTAGAATATAAAGCGATGTGTAGAATATAGAGCGATGTTTAGAATATAGAGCGATGTTTAGAATATAGAGCAATGTGTAGAATATAGAGCGATGTGTAGAATATAGAGCGATGTGTAGAATATAGAGCGATGTGTAGAACATAGAGCGATATGTAGAATATAGAGCGATGTGTGGAATATAGTGCGATATGTAGAATATAGAGCGATATGTAGAATATAGAGCGATATGTTGATAGAGCGATGTGTAGAATATAGAGCGATGTGTAGAATATAGAGCGATGTGTAAAATATAGAGCGATGTGTAGAATATAGAGCGATGTGTAGAATATAGAGCGACGTGTAGAATATAGAGCGACGTGTAGAATATAGAGCGACGTGTAGAATATAGAGCGATGTGTAGAATATAGAGCGATGTGTAGAATATAGAGCGATGTGTAGAATATAGAGCGATGTGTAGAATATAGAGCGATGTGTAGAATATAGAGCGATGTGTAAAATTTAGTGCGATATGTAGAATATAGTGCAATATGTAGAATATAGTGCGATGTGTAGAACATAGAGCGATATGTAGAATATAGAGCGATGTGTGGAATATAGTGCGATATGTAGAATATAGAGCGATATGTAGAATATAGAGCGATATGTTGATAGAGCGATGTGTAGAATATAGAGCGATGTGTAAAATATAGAGCGATGCGTAGAATATAGAGCAATATGTAGAATATAGAGCGATGTATAGAATATAGAGAAATGTGTAGAATATAAAGCGATGTATAGAATATAGAGCGATGTGTAGAATATAGTGCGATGTGTAGAATATAGAGTGATGTGCAGAATATAGAGCGATGTGTAGAATATAAAGTGCCAGAATACATTAAGCTTGTAtatcgaggtatgactgtagctCTATTTTACTGAAATTTCTTTCAAACTACTCCGGGTTGTTTTCACTAGCAAGCTCAATGCAGAGTCTATTTAAAACAACTCTGAATGCACGCTATATCTATACTAAAGTTAGCAGTAATGCATGTACATAATATTGCAACTATCAACTTCACTTGTGAGTCCGTGCGTCCTTGGCACCATCTTATGAATGTACATACCTTTTAGTTAATCTTTCAGCTTCAGCAAATTTTGCCTCAAAGCTAGCACCACAATAGTAAGTCACCATTCTAGCTGAAGTCTGTAGCGCTGTACACAGATCTCTTAGACAACAGTGCACCTTTGTAATcacctatatatatagtatcCGTGGAGATAGATGCACACCAAAAAAAGAGCATTTcggaatatatttatacatttatgtatatacgtGATGCGATATGCtggatatatatctatatatttacaAATCTCAGTGTTGGTCTTTTTGACTTCTTGGgcaccctgtgtccagttatagcaattaaaatctagcaatgaaaaatccgtatcgcagaagatttgatctcgcaACCTCTATTCACAAGGCGACAAACTTAACCAATAAGCTACACAAgatacaatggattcattgggcagaTAGTCATTTCCTCgcttaaaatacgcatagcgactCTGTGTTACgtgcaacatcactaaagcttgctctcacggctatTAGCactaagtttagcaatacgtaTGCTGGCTTACTCAAATTGGCCTATGGCAACTCCATTACCTGCCACGGtgtataagctgttttttattacccgtgcaacgccagacattcggctagtatatacagtgaaactcggataacttaaacttcaagggaccgagcaaaagtgtttgagttattagagtgttcaagttatcaggacagtcataagtgcacgtatttatcagtagatacatgtacatatacatgtacaaactatatataaatcaaaagcatagattgcttgttgcaagttaaagagTCTCTCGTgcgaagttttaaatatttttaatcagaaagtatagatatttttctatcacttgagatttgtttgttgttttaggtgatgtgactgccaggacgttctcagattaaaattggcaaaacttgatcgcggttaaaacgctcagaaaaaatacatacatatttttctaccgagcgttttaaccaagatcaattttgcagtaagtcagttattacaaaactgctttactattaaaaacccattatcaattttgccaattttactttaaatttatccgaattttacctcgctttttttgcttttggagggttatcgctaagcggatgtttggtaaaatttgatttttgcaaacctttagaaacgtcgttaatgaaaatattttgccgatgttggtaataacgaggcctaagaactactaaaagtcgatgtttatctctatggcttggaataaagtgatattctaaagcgatagtaacaaccgtctcggtagccattTGGCacaaaactgttcgagttaacggagtttcggtcgagttatctaaagccatttatcattgcgtgggaacggaccaaacaaatatgttgagttaaccgtgttttcgagttatccgagggtgagttatccgagtttcactgtatatatttcagctgaatgcccagcgttgcacaggtaataaaatattttaaccgatgtaatgactATTAGCACAATTAATCTATTGTACCGCAAGTAGCCCGTATGACTTAATGGGTAAACTCACCAATTCCAAAACTGTAAGTTTGGATTTCAAATCCTCTGCGAGACAgattttttgtttctaaaactttatggctataactggacagacaaaccACAAACACcagatataatatacatataggGACAACAAGGAGACAGAGACTTACCTCGGGAGAATGCTGGCTAGAATCAGATAAAAAAGCATCCATCTTTAGATAAACAGATACGTTTTGTTCAAATAATTCGTCGATCTGTTGAGAGACCTCATCAAGCATGAGCTCTGCTATAGGTGCTATTGTATCATTGCAGTGAGAAATGAAAAGTTGCATTTCTGTCATACCCTGCCAACAAATGAACAGATATCAGGGTTATTCCACTTCAGCAATATTTCAACACACAATTTTCAAAGTACCACCTAATCAAGCTATCCACCGGCAACTCAAATACCGGGTTTCCATCAAGAACTACTTTTTAATTCACTAATAGCAAGTCTTGGAGTTTGTTAATCATCATAAGAGAATATTATGGCTCTAATAAGTGGTTATtaactttaattaaaaattacttttcttaATTCAGCTagaagtaaaaaagaaaacctTAACGAATACAAATTGTCATTTATTGGCGGAGACTACAGGAATTATACTTAAACTCACATGAAACAAACCAGCTTTCAGAATTTTAAACTAAATTAGAGTAGCGTGAGAGTCGACTATAATCCTGTTCATACTATTATTCc of the Watersipora subatra chromosome 4, tzWatSuba1.1, whole genome shotgun sequence genome contains:
- the LOC137395279 gene encoding exportin-6-like, coding for MAAAVGSEDNLRALEGLMNEFFLPATSNERKKSIEELLNNFSQQKDSWQYCLMFIEQTSNEYVLMYALSVLETLINKQWHGMPTDSKKVIRESIVNYLIKTHTRLPVFLVNKMAKLNVDIARNDWPHFYHDFLSNVLQLMQESPSLGVTFLQMTSEEMANPREDLSITRKLELQQLLLDSMPKILSSLCNVLDGVLQKHRLLLASTPPPSPTGQSISTPEHTGASFQTTNIFQSPAYKPSSSSLMPFDKSSHSLCFQTLTCLGHLFSWIPLSTMITSHLLNTVFSFAAFGCETRRVVSTDCQGQSLGMLAMCCINELLNKNCVPADFESFLLTLFQQTFYLLKKLTKSADNKLSLLDDSFLDKFTEFVRLFVNNHLRRFESNPNFPVLEFLSLLFEYTFKQTSTEEFYSCLNIWQIFIDYIRSKSLERTCKDTSLERYQDGILALVKELLRKMQYNHNMEQLESLDDDSLDDDGMTEMQLFISHCNDTIAPIAELMLDEVSQQIDELFEQNVSVYLKMDAFLSDSSQHSPEVITKVHCCLRDLCTALQTSARMVTYYCGASFEAKFAEAERLTKRLTDIVVYNEKTKLYKSSQVIEAVKKLTPDFIDVYAHALAALKSYTHWIAQYYLESYHKTPAREKCAELITTIVTAILPTVDHLAPGKILEWTVQLIASILTTVRPVYLYDVPCVQELYRKISQGYSSSLPIKVSTMLCNALSSYLILRWPALPDIEQKWDLRSANHVTFINSLHSQFLFLRDVPDLTSLSSTPSQAKSLIISNLTSLRDLILFIQEEPKKTKDLMYTSTKPYIELTLRLFAVFISESDILEKIVDFFLVLLKCLRVQMGVSVTEQTVESFLNLFTKERISEILSEENQTGYRVIESFLKMLELIVQEKHRTFKALLPKIISICMDHVYPLVAPKASPEIKMPLYELIHELLDSNWKYFYESSVIKTFGTVNPSEPLSHQQEFVSILSSYGQSFLQPDISIFKHNLESLEKLNNKWKLYHKTIFLEMMMSQFLNVLLQALVVKSHDLLQDDIIHAIYNMAYVDFGMFYNKFIPAFLKEVGTIDLHQKETLRQNLSPQHKDLPTFASSMQRMVNDLRYYTIVNASLPPGTIDLSQKEPEPISEY